The Marinitoga hydrogenitolerans DSM 16785 genome window below encodes:
- a CDS encoding alpha-amylase family glycosyl hydrolase encodes MIFYELFVRSFYDSNNDGIGDLKGITMKLDYLKDLGVEGIWLLPIMQSAAFHGYTVIDFYSINPSYGTIDDFKELTKEAHKKGMKIVLDVPINHTSVKCEWFQKAINGNEKYKNYYVWANEKTDLNEKRHWDDSLIWFKYKDKYFYGLFGSSSPDLNFENKELWKEIKNVFKFWIELGVDGFRLDAAKHIFDYDIKNMKFKYQHEKNIEFWKEMTGYIKSLKSDAIIISEIWDSPEIVKKYHGLFDVEFNFPLSYYIKDTIKYHDPKILVNGIEETLKHYINGHVESISGNFFTNHDMERLTSEFNGNSDMSKMSFNILFTLPGYPFIYYGEELGMLGEIIDVNFTEDSQEPMQWYESGFGPGQTEWKGCKYNPPYSKLSVEEQEKNQNSVLNHVKSLIKFRKENRWIENSKIVDLKNDRFIVTYTLKSEYKELKVYHNIKSQKTTIKLEKNKSYKIFGNAKITGNIAQLYGYATLILEK; translated from the coding sequence ATGATTTTTTATGAATTGTTTGTAAGATCTTTTTACGATTCTAATAATGATGGAATAGGAGATTTGAAAGGAATTACAATGAAACTTGATTACTTGAAAGATTTGGGCGTTGAAGGAATTTGGTTATTACCTATTATGCAATCGGCTGCATTCCATGGATACACTGTAATTGACTTTTATTCAATAAATCCTTCATATGGAACAATAGATGATTTTAAAGAATTAACAAAAGAAGCTCATAAAAAAGGAATGAAAATTGTGTTAGATGTTCCTATTAATCATACGTCAGTAAAATGTGAATGGTTCCAAAAAGCGATAAATGGAAATGAAAAGTATAAAAATTATTATGTATGGGCAAATGAAAAAACAGATTTAAATGAAAAAAGACATTGGGATGATAGCTTAATTTGGTTTAAATATAAAGATAAATATTTTTATGGATTGTTTGGATCTTCTTCGCCGGATTTGAATTTTGAAAATAAAGAATTGTGGAAAGAAATAAAGAATGTGTTTAAATTCTGGATTGAATTAGGAGTGGACGGGTTTCGTTTAGATGCAGCTAAACATATTTTTGATTATGATATAAAAAATATGAAATTTAAATATCAACATGAAAAAAACATTGAATTTTGGAAAGAAATGACTGGATATATAAAAAGTTTAAAATCGGATGCTATTATTATTAGTGAAATATGGGATTCACCAGAAATTGTGAAAAAATATCATGGCCTTTTTGATGTTGAATTTAATTTTCCTCTTTCATATTATATAAAAGATACAATAAAATATCATGATCCTAAAATTTTGGTAAATGGTATAGAAGAAACATTAAAGCATTATATAAATGGACATGTTGAATCTATTTCTGGAAATTTCTTTACCAATCATGATATGGAAAGGTTAACATCAGAATTTAATGGAAATAGCGATATGTCAAAAATGTCATTTAATATATTATTTACATTACCAGGATATCCATTTATTTATTATGGTGAGGAATTAGGGATGTTGGGAGAAATAATTGATGTTAATTTTACTGAAGATTCTCAAGAACCTATGCAATGGTATGAATCAGGTTTTGGCCCGGGACAAACAGAATGGAAAGGTTGTAAATACAATCCGCCGTATTCAAAGCTTTCTGTAGAAGAGCAAGAAAAAAATCAAAATTCTGTTTTAAACCATGTAAAATCTTTGATTAAATTCAGAAAAGAAAATAGATGGATTGAAAATTCTAAAATAGTAGATTTAAAGAACGATAGGTTTATTGTAACTTATACGTTAAAATCCGAGTATAAAGAATTAAAAGTTTATCATAATATTAAATCGCAAAAAACAACAATAAAACTAGAGAAAAATAAATCGTATAAAATATTTGGTAATGCAAAAATTACTGGAAACATTGCACAATTATATGGATATGCAACATTAATTTTAGAAAAATAA
- a CDS encoding transglycosylase SLT domain-containing protein, with protein MVLIKKYLIIFLVLITIIAHGEVKSYNLTNETNVKLFLMDFMSREYKLTTGKELKSERKVLLAESILIASKEFNISPLLIASIIDIETNFRNVIGKYGEIGYMQIRTETAKYIIEMYIETFRRYNYDNLDLNWIKSRLLYDPKYNILVGTAYLDYLEELHGDITHAISWYNGGGNSYYLEKVVFKIAQMTIEYPII; from the coding sequence GTGGTACTTATAAAAAAGTATCTAATTATATTTTTAGTATTGATAACAATAATTGCACATGGTGAAGTAAAAAGTTATAATTTAACTAATGAAACAAATGTAAAATTATTTTTGATGGATTTTATGAGTCGTGAGTATAAATTAACAACTGGAAAAGAATTAAAATCTGAAAGAAAAGTATTATTGGCAGAAAGTATTTTAATAGCTTCAAAGGAGTTTAATATATCACCATTACTCATAGCATCCATAATTGATATTGAGACAAATTTTAGAAATGTTATAGGGAAATATGGTGAAATTGGATATATGCAAATCAGAACTGAAACAGCTAAATATATTATTGAGATGTATATAGAAACATTTAGAAGATATAATTATGATAATTTAGATTTAAATTGGATAAAATCAAGATTATTATATGATCCAAAATATAATATTTTAGTTGGGACTGCTTATTTGGATTATCTCGAGGAATTACATGGTGATATAACCCATGCTATAAGTTGGTATAATGGTGGAGGTAATTCATATTATTTAGAAAAAGTTGTATTTAAAATTGCACAAATGACAATAGAATATCCAATAATATAA
- a CDS encoding glycerate kinase type-2 family protein, giving the protein MKILKEDLKKIIDYSINSVLPENAVKENLKKIEFKKNKVFLISIGKAAWRMANAAKEELKDKIQKGIVITKYDYGLGNIKNMEIYEAGHPIPDKNSLKATKRAIELIKNLDDDYEILFLVSGGGSALFELPENGVTLDDIQNITSQLLKSGADIEEINAIRKRLSKVKGGKFAKLSYPKQIYALVLSDVLGDKLDSIASGPAYTDKTTTNDVFNIIKKYDIKINTEIKKVLEKERPKNISNTKHIIIGSVKLACEYAMQKAKELGYNPLLLTTMLNCEAKEAGRFFANIAKEEIKSNNPIKKPCAIIAGGETVVMVKGNGIGGRNQELAYSFAIEIEGIENIVFASVGTDGTDGPTDAAGGIVDGDTIKKIKNKGLDPLIFLENNDTYNALEESESLLKTGPTGTNVNDIMILLIN; this is encoded by the coding sequence ATCAAAATTTTAAAAGAAGATTTAAAGAAAATAATTGATTATTCTATTAATTCAGTTTTACCAGAAAATGCAGTTAAAGAAAATTTAAAAAAAATAGAATTTAAAAAGAATAAAGTATTTTTGATATCTATTGGAAAAGCAGCGTGGAGAATGGCGAATGCTGCAAAAGAAGAATTAAAAGATAAAATACAAAAAGGTATCGTTATTACAAAATATGATTATGGTCTTGGAAATATTAAAAATATGGAAATATATGAAGCTGGTCATCCTATTCCAGATAAAAATTCACTTAAAGCAACTAAAAGAGCAATAGAATTAATAAAAAATCTGGATGATGACTATGAAATATTGTTTTTAGTATCAGGAGGAGGCTCTGCATTATTTGAACTGCCAGAAAATGGTGTTACTCTTGATGATATACAAAACATAACAAGTCAATTATTAAAATCTGGAGCTGATATTGAAGAAATAAATGCTATACGAAAAAGATTATCTAAAGTTAAAGGTGGAAAGTTTGCTAAACTGTCATATCCAAAACAAATATATGCGTTAGTTCTTTCGGATGTTTTAGGAGATAAATTGGATAGTATAGCTTCTGGACCAGCGTACACAGATAAAACAACTACAAATGATGTATTTAATATTATTAAAAAATATGATATAAAAATAAACACAGAGATAAAGAAGGTTTTGGAAAAAGAAAGACCTAAAAATATAAGTAATACAAAACATATAATTATAGGAAGTGTGAAATTAGCTTGTGAATATGCAATGCAAAAAGCTAAAGAATTGGGGTATAATCCATTACTTTTAACAACAATGTTAAATTGTGAAGCAAAGGAAGCAGGAAGATTTTTTGCAAATATTGCAAAAGAAGAAATAAAATCAAATAACCCAATAAAAAAACCCTGCGCAATAATTGCTGGCGGTGAGACTGTTGTTATGGTAAAAGGAAATGGGATTGGTGGAAGAAATCAAGAATTAGCTTACTCCTTTGCTATTGAAATAGAGGGAATAGAAAATATAGTATTCGCTTCAGTAGGGACAGATGGAACAGATGGTCCTACAGATGCAGCGGGAGGAATTGTTGATGGCGATACAATCAAAAAAATAAAAAATAAAGGATTAGATCCGCTTATTTTTTTAGAAAATAATGATACCTATAATGCTTTAGAAGAATCAGAATCTTTATTAAAAACAGGACCAACAGGTACTAACGTAAATGATATTATGATTTTATTAATAAATTAA
- a CDS encoding CotH kinase family protein — MKKVFILIIILINISIFSIEKAINPIFSKEAGFYSKPFSLKLFSNAKDARIYYTIDGSDPKPGKKNTYLYTKPIEIKDMTLKEGIEYIKTSPEWKVPRGNVFKGMIIKAKAIWNNIESEIVTKSYFIGKKYDILAISIVVSPEKLFDPNEGIYIPGVDYNKKSKFSSWTGNYYRRGKESEVEVHVEFFENGKLIYKDNLGMRISGNFSRMFPMKSLKFYARDKYGEKKIKIPIFPDLKNIIGEEIKKYDKFMIRNGGNEFGKIFFKDAFMQTVISNMGFETQAYRPAVHFINGVYWGLGNVRERYSKDYFKEHYFIDDISIIELTSEFKEHFVLNEGNEEALKDFKDLRNFILNNDMNKKDNYEYIKTKLDIQNYINFYISEMFFDNRDWPSNNMKFWRKNEKIYNIKGYDGKWRLAIYDMDNGMYTISSNMFKHTIDDHPEVEFHPNPIWSTIMFKKLLSNKNFKEKFINSYLDRLNTTFLYTNTSQIFLNMFNQYSPYLKEYLNRWNLMNYEKYMSMVEYNLSFLKKRPEVVKKQMKEYFNINIVKLELKRFSGKIKINTVEFTKGQKIEYAKEIPITLTAIGNFKYWIINGDKKFEKNITIYPKEGLEIKPVFEEEKNNFLIPLITLFLSFLGIYILLNSSK, encoded by the coding sequence ATGAAAAAAGTATTTATTTTAATTATAATATTAATAAACATAAGTATTTTTTCTATAGAAAAAGCTATTAATCCAATATTTTCAAAAGAGGCTGGGTTTTATAGTAAACCCTTTTCTTTAAAATTATTTTCAAATGCAAAAGACGCTAGGATATATTATACTATTGATGGCTCTGACCCGAAACCAGGCAAAAAAAATACATATTTATATACTAAACCAATTGAAATTAAAGACATGACTTTAAAAGAAGGTATAGAATACATAAAAACATCACCAGAATGGAAAGTCCCTAGAGGAAATGTTTTTAAAGGTATGATTATTAAAGCTAAGGCAATATGGAATAATATTGAAAGTGAAATTGTAACAAAATCTTATTTTATAGGTAAAAAATATGATATATTAGCAATATCTATTGTAGTTTCACCTGAAAAATTATTTGATCCAAATGAAGGTATATATATTCCAGGTGTCGATTATAATAAAAAAAGTAAATTTTCATCTTGGACAGGAAATTATTATAGAAGAGGTAAAGAGAGCGAGGTAGAAGTTCATGTGGAGTTTTTTGAAAATGGAAAATTAATTTATAAAGACAATTTAGGTATGAGAATTAGTGGGAATTTTTCAAGAATGTTTCCAATGAAGTCGCTCAAATTTTATGCAAGAGATAAATATGGCGAAAAAAAGATTAAAATACCAATATTCCCAGATTTGAAAAATATAATAGGAGAAGAGATAAAAAAGTATGATAAATTTATGATTAGGAATGGAGGAAATGAGTTTGGGAAAATATTTTTTAAAGATGCGTTTATGCAAACAGTAATTTCAAATATGGGATTTGAAACTCAAGCGTATAGACCAGCAGTTCATTTTATAAATGGTGTATATTGGGGTTTAGGAAACGTAAGGGAAAGATATAGCAAAGATTATTTTAAAGAACATTATTTTATAGATGATATATCTATTATAGAACTAACTTCCGAATTTAAAGAACATTTTGTTTTAAATGAAGGAAATGAAGAAGCATTAAAAGATTTTAAAGATTTAAGAAATTTTATATTAAATAATGATATGAATAAAAAAGATAATTATGAATATATAAAAACAAAATTAGATATACAAAATTATATTAATTTTTATATATCTGAGATGTTTTTTGACAATAGGGATTGGCCTTCTAATAATATGAAATTTTGGAGAAAAAATGAAAAAATATATAATATTAAAGGATATGATGGAAAATGGCGATTAGCAATTTATGATATGGATAATGGTATGTATACTATTAGTTCAAATATGTTCAAACATACTATAGATGATCATCCAGAAGTTGAATTTCATCCAAATCCAATTTGGTCTACAATAATGTTTAAAAAATTATTATCTAATAAGAATTTTAAAGAAAAATTCATAAATAGTTATTTAGATAGATTGAATACAACTTTTTTATATACAAACACATCTCAAATATTTTTAAATATGTTTAATCAATATTCTCCTTATTTAAAAGAATACTTAAATAGATGGAATTTAATGAATTATGAAAAGTATATGAGTATGGTAGAATATAATCTATCTTTTTTGAAGAAAAGGCCTGAAGTTGTAAAAAAACAAATGAAAGAATATTTTAATATAAATATAGTGAAATTGGAATTAAAAAGATTTTCAGGTAAAATAAAAATAAATACGGTAGAATTTACAAAAGGACAGAAAATTGAGTATGCTAAAGAAATACCAATTACTTTGACTGCTATAGGAAATTTCAAGTATTGGATAATAAATGGAGATAAGAAATTTGAAAAAAATATAACAATATATCCTAAAGAAGGATTAGAAATAAAACCTGTTTTTGAAGAAGAGAAGAATAATTTCTTAATCCCATTAATAACACTTTTTCTATCTTTCTTAGGTATATATATATTATTGAATTCTTCAAAGTAG
- a CDS encoding CotH kinase family protein: MEKLKVIIFFLFLSSIFFGKTLKELNPVFSKQAGFYDNSFYLELSSSIKDVKIYYTLDGSEPDPRKKNTYLYNKPIKIRTVENEKIVFSNIKTSVFWEPPKRNIFKCVIVRARAYLEENKSKIITKSYFIAPKNKYSFIVISVVTNPENLFDYNKGIYVLGKTFKYDNESSEEFKGNFHQNGKKWERRVHIEFFDKGKLMYADDMGVRIHGGFTASFPLKSLRLYAKSKYGKKKIKYEIFPFLKNNYGKSIREFDKLILRNGGNDFQETFFRDALIQTLVKNMGFDTQAYRPAIHFINGEYWGITNIRERYDADYLYEHYKISKKDSIILKISDNPNDKNHFVVDEGKKEDLYPFLELKNFIVNYNMNIKKNYEYVKKRIDIKNYINYNIAEIFIFNEDWPGNNVRLWRKKGNITNEYGHDGKWRFMLFDTDNSLFLYDHNTIKYAIDGNPNVIFPNPTWSTEMLKNLLENKEFKDQFINTFMDHINTTFSAENTLSIVERFKNIYNKEVIDHIDRWNFPESYEYWLNAINYIKIFFSERPKYIIKYLEDYFRLKKHNFVLEEFKGGYISINSATFYKAKKLTYFEGIPITLTAHSYNGYKFKYWIINERRYENKKIILDPNLIENIKPVFERVK; this comes from the coding sequence ATGGAAAAATTAAAAGTAATAATCTTCTTTTTATTTTTATCATCAATTTTTTTTGGGAAAACTTTGAAAGAATTAAATCCCGTATTTTCTAAACAAGCTGGTTTTTATGATAACTCGTTTTATTTAGAATTATCATCAAGTATAAAAGATGTCAAGATTTATTATACGTTAGATGGATCTGAACCAGATCCTAGAAAAAAGAATACATATTTATATAATAAACCGATTAAAATAAGAACAGTAGAAAATGAAAAAATTGTATTTTCAAATATAAAAACCTCTGTTTTTTGGGAACCGCCTAAAAGAAACATTTTCAAATGTGTTATTGTTAGGGCTCGTGCGTATTTAGAAGAAAATAAAAGCAAAATAATTACAAAATCTTATTTCATTGCCCCGAAAAATAAATATTCATTTATTGTTATATCTGTTGTAACTAATCCTGAAAATTTATTTGATTATAATAAAGGTATATATGTTTTAGGTAAAACATTTAAATATGATAATGAAAGTTCAGAAGAATTTAAAGGGAATTTTCATCAAAATGGAAAAAAATGGGAAAGAAGAGTTCATATTGAGTTTTTTGATAAAGGAAAGCTAATGTATGCAGATGATATGGGAGTAAGAATACATGGTGGGTTTACAGCGTCTTTTCCGTTAAAATCATTAAGACTTTATGCAAAGAGTAAATATGGTAAAAAGAAGATAAAATATGAAATATTTCCATTTCTAAAAAATAATTATGGCAAATCAATTAGAGAATTTGATAAATTAATTCTGAGAAATGGTGGTAATGATTTCCAAGAAACATTTTTTAGGGATGCATTAATACAAACTTTAGTAAAGAATATGGGATTTGATACACAGGCATATAGACCAGCAATTCATTTTATAAATGGTGAGTATTGGGGAATTACAAACATAAGAGAGAGATATGATGCAGATTATTTATATGAGCATTACAAAATCTCTAAAAAAGATAGTATTATTTTAAAGATTTCAGATAATCCGAATGACAAAAATCATTTTGTTGTAGATGAAGGTAAAAAAGAAGATCTATATCCGTTTTTAGAATTAAAGAATTTCATTGTAAATTACAATATGAATATTAAAAAAAATTATGAATATGTAAAAAAAAGGATTGATATAAAAAATTATATTAATTATAATATAGCGGAAATTTTTATATTTAATGAAGATTGGCCAGGGAATAATGTTCGTCTATGGAGGAAAAAAGGGAATATTACAAATGAATATGGGCATGATGGGAAATGGAGGTTTATGTTATTTGATACAGATAATTCTTTGTTTTTATATGATCACAATACAATAAAATATGCTATTGATGGAAATCCGAATGTAATTTTTCCGAATCCAACTTGGTCAACAGAAATGTTAAAAAATTTATTAGAAAATAAAGAATTTAAAGATCAATTTATTAATACATTTATGGATCATATAAATACAACATTTTCTGCAGAAAACACACTATCTATTGTAGAAAGATTTAAAAATATATATAATAAAGAAGTAATAGATCATATTGATAGATGGAATTTTCCAGAATCTTATGAGTATTGGTTGAATGCCATAAATTATATAAAGATTTTTTTTTCCGAAAGACCAAAATACATAATAAAGTATTTAGAAGATTACTTTAGATTAAAAAAACATAACTTTGTTTTAGAAGAATTTAAAGGAGGGTATATATCAATAAATTCTGCAACTTTTTATAAAGCTAAAAAATTAACTTATTTTGAAGGTATACCTATAACATTAACAGCACATAGTTATAATGGGTATAAATTTAAATATTGGATAATAAATGAACGAAGATATGAAAATAAAAAGATAATACTTGATCCAAATTTAATTGAAAATATTAAACCGGTTTTTGAAAGAGTGAAATAA
- a CDS encoding polyphosphate polymerase domain-containing protein, with product MKKYYRYELKYLISYQNYIVLRNKLKNIMLLDENANNLGFYYVRSLYFDDYLNTAYYDKLNGIMNRYKYRIRIYNFQDNVIKLQKKIKKGNFSTKIDNLIDKKEYFKFINERKCCLDNKVKDFCFLMKYKRLSPVVIIDYEREAYKYKYGGVRITFDFNLKATTFNKDIFAKDLKLINVLEKNKIILEVKFEKFIPFVIKNIIKNSRINMSISKYVICRSVFI from the coding sequence ATGAAAAAATATTATAGATATGAATTAAAATATTTAATTAGTTATCAGAATTATATAGTTTTACGAAATAAACTGAAAAATATAATGTTATTAGATGAAAATGCTAATAATTTAGGGTTTTATTATGTTAGAAGTTTATATTTTGATGATTATTTGAATACTGCATATTATGATAAATTAAATGGGATTATGAATAGGTATAAATATAGAATTAGGATTTATAATTTTCAAGATAATGTTATAAAGCTTCAGAAAAAGATTAAAAAAGGGAATTTTTCCACAAAGATAGATAATTTAATAGATAAAAAAGAATATTTTAAATTTATTAATGAAAGAAAATGTTGTTTAGATAATAAAGTAAAAGATTTTTGTTTTTTGATGAAATATAAAAGATTAAGCCCTGTCGTAATAATAGACTATGAAAGAGAAGCTTATAAATATAAATATGGAGGAGTGAGAATTACATTTGACTTTAATTTAAAAGCAACAACATTTAATAAAGATATTTTTGCAAAAGATCTAAAGTTAATAAATGTATTAGAAAAAAATAAGATAATATTAGAAGTAAAATTTGAAAAATTTATTCCTTTCGTAATAAAAAATATTATTAAAAATTCTCGAATTAATATGTCAATTTCAAAATATGTAATTTGTAGGTCAGTATTTATATAA